GAGATCGTCTTCAACATTAACAAGGACGGTGTCTTGAGAGTTAGCGCCAGAGATTTGCAATCTGGTCAAGTCGTCAAGGGTGAACTGTAAATTTATATCAATATAGAGCCAGTATAAGCGTGAATTGAATCTTAATCCTTCAGATTGAGCTAGTTTTAATAACGGGTTCGTTTCGATAAAATTTATCAATGAGCAATCTGATAACATAAAGTAGGCTCACAAGACAAACTCCCAATAAGTCACGAATGACTACTTCAGCGAAGCCGGTAATCCATATTCTAGGTTTGGGGGCCATGGGGGCCCTTTTGGCAGTAGATCTGCTGCGTTTCACGAACGCAACCGTGGTTCCACTATTCAGATCTCAGGAACGGCTGCATAGGTTCCAAAACGATTTCAACAGCACTTTGGCCGTCCGTAAGCTgtttgagaaagatcagCCGTTGCTTTCGTGCAAGTTGGAATGTAGCGAGTCTCCAGAAACCTTTGCTGGAGAGATgatcaagaatctcatCATTACAACCAAGACGTACCAAACAGCAGAGGCCTTGCAGCCATACCTGCGCTTCATTGGCCGCGATACCAACTTGATACTTGTCCAAAATGGGCTTGGTGTTGCTGAAatgctgaaagagaaggTATTCACAGATCCGGAAACTCAACCACAGCTCTTTCAAGGCGTCATTTCGCATGGTGGCTTCCACGATCAGGGCTTTACGTTCAATCATGCAGGTTTAGGAGATCTGAAGATAGCCAGGTTGCCCTGGGACCACAGCAAGCCTATCCAGAGTGAGGAAGACGCGTCAAAAGACCGCAGGGAGAATGAGCTTGTCAAAATACTGACTGAACCTGCGTTTGCTGAAAATTTCCAAACCACCCAAATGACCTACCAGGAGATGCTTCTGGGACAGCTCTACAAGTTCCTGGTCAATGCCTGTATCAATCCCGTCACCTCGATTGTTGACTGCGTCAACGGTGAACTGGCTGACGACAGCGCCGATATTTTCTCCCTCATCATCGATGAATGCCTCCGGGTGCTCAAGGTTGCCTACACACCTTTATTCGAGTATGAAACCCGGTATCACGGGAGAGAAGGATACCCGCCGGTTCCAGTCCTGTCTGTCCTCAACACCGAAAACATGGTCAAGGAGGTCATCCGTCTCGGATGCGTCGTCAATCGCCACAACAGCAGCTCCATGAGACAAGACACTCTGTATCTCAGAGACACTGAAATCGATTACATAAACGGATACATCGTGAAGCTGGCCGACAAATACCAATTAAACGCCAAAGTGAACCGAACCATCCAGTCTTTGGTGGATTTAAGGCTCGCACTCAACAGAAAGCGCAAACTGGAAGGAGACATGAGATCTAAGTAGATTCCAGATACATAGAACCGCTTATAGAAGATAAATTATTTCAAGTTTCTCATATTTTATTTACCGTCATTTGGGATTTATGCTGTCACTTCATCTTTTTTCTCGTAAAACGGGAAAAAATTTAATACAGTTTGAAAGGAACGGTCAAAAGACAAAACAAGCTTAGCCAAATTATTGAGCAGCTTTAAGCCATCCTCcagaagagctggataGTGAGCAAGTTTCTTGGGATTAATTACAGAATTCTCCAAAAAAAATTTTAGCTGTCACTTTTATTTGAGTCGCAATCGAACAAAGGTATTCTGAAGAACATAGCCAATAATtaggaaaaaaaataataGTCCCAAAATACATTTTATTATTTATCAGCCAGGTGCTAAAATTTGCAGCTCAGTTTAGTCATTTTAAGGAATGATCCGAAGGATTGACGAACTTCCAATTGGTAATGGGACCATAAGGGACGTCGGTAAAGGAAACGGTTTGGGTGGTAAAAAAGAGGAAAGCAAGGGCAATAACGGTGTTGGAATGTTTGATAATTCGATAAATGTGTTGTCGAAAGAGGTTGGTACGATGTCTGAAGAGATTAAGAGTTTAGAGAAGATGTTTGTTTCCAGAGACAGCACGACGACAGCGTCGATTGAACAATTATTTGCGACTTTGAAGACGCTGTCACACAATCAGACGGTGCTAGAGAATAAGGTTGatgatgctttgaagaatcAGCTCAACACGGATGTGATGGTCAACAGTATCAATGCGAGGATGAACCAGTTATCCAGCGCTCTTTCGAATCTTTCGAAGGCGGTGCCTCCGGGGTCCCAGGGTGGCGTTATGAATGATTCGCAGTCGTCGACGGCGAATAGCACAGGTAATCAGTCGAGACCGCATTCCGTTCGTCGCGGTCCGggaagaccaagaaaggaCGGCTCCGTTGGCCGCGCTGGTGATAGCAGCGGTGGCAGGATACAGGTGAATCCAGTTAAGGTATCTCTGCCTACGGGAGCGGTACAGGTTTCTAAATCAAAGAGGTACTTCATAGACCCAAGTGCTAGCTCTGAGAGCGTAAGCGCCGTCAAGACTGAAGCCGCGGGAAAGAAAGCGGTTCCGGCTATTCcggtgaagaggaaaagaggTCGTCCGCCTAAGAAGAGAACCGTTGAGGCGGTGATTCTGAATCACCAAAATGCGAGCAATGCCGACGAGGAGCAGGTACTCAAgactgaggaagaggagaagagTGTAGATAataaggaagaagaacaagaagaacaaaacCACGAACTACCGTCCCAGGAATCGGCACCAGCTGTAGGCAGTGCCCTTATATCCCCTTCTTTGTCCGCATCTCCGCCTTCGATGTcgagatcttcttctccctcAACGCCAATTCCTAATTTAATACCCTCGGCAGCAGTTACTGCTGAAACAACTGACATTCCCGAGAATGAGCCGGAAGAAGTGGCGCAAATTCCAGCAGAGAACCCTATCATCACAACACGCATCATCGGGCCCTTGGCACGGAAGAGGCTCTTGGGTGCTGC
The sequence above is drawn from the Torulaspora globosa chromosome 5, complete sequence genome and encodes:
- the PAN5 gene encoding 2-dehydropantoate 2-reductase PAN5 (ancestral locus Anc_5.334), giving the protein MTTSAKPVIHILGLGAMGALLAVDLLRFTNATVVPLFRSQERLHRFQNDFNSTLAVRKLFEKDQPLLSCKLECSESPETFAGEMIKNLIITTKTYQTAEALQPYLRFIGRDTNLILVQNGLGVAEMLKEKVFTDPETQPQLFQGVISHGGFHDQGFTFNHAGLGDLKIARLPWDHSKPIQSEEDASKDRRENELVKILTEPAFAENFQTTQMTYQEMLLGQLYKFLVNACINPVTSIVDCVNGELADDSADIFSLIIDECLRVLKVAYTPLFEYETRYHGREGYPPVPVLSVLNTENMVKEVIRLGCVVNRHNSSSMRQDTLYLRDTEIDYINGYIVKLADKYQLNAKVNRTIQSLVDLRLALNRKRKLEGDMRSK